A segment of the Sanyastnella coralliicola genome:
TTATCAAGAATCGCGATGAGTTCATCAATGCTCATCTCTTCTTCAGGTAACATGACCGCAATGGCACCAGTAGCCAAACCTGCACGCAATGCGATAAAACCTGAATCTCGTCCCATGACTTCCACGAAGAATAGACGGTTGTGACTATTGGCGGTATCACGAATCTTGTCGATCGCTTCAACAACTGTGTTTGTCGCCGTATCAAAGCCAATGGTATTATCCGAACCGTAGAGGTCGTTATCAATGGTTCCTGGAATTCCCATCACAGGGAAACCATGCTCTTCATTGAAAATCTTCGCCCCAGTGAACGTACCGTTACCACCAATGGTGATCAACGCATCCACATCGTGTTCTTTCAACTGACGGTAAGCCTCTGCTCTCCCCTCTTTCGTTCTGAATTCTTCCGATCGCGCAGATTTCAAAATGGTACCGCCACGACCAAGAATCTTGGCTACCGAACGCACATTAAGACGTTTGAAATCTCCTTTGATCAACCCGTCGTAGCCTTGAAACACACCTACGACTTCTATATCATTGAAAACAGCTGTACGAACTACACCACGAATCGCGGCGTTCATACCTGGTGCATCACCACCTGAAGTTAAGACTGCAATTTTCTTTATGCTCATCATCATTGGATAAGGGTTTGCTAAGTTAGTGTAACTTTTACACTTTCTCGCTATTTTTGTTCGAAAATGTAGTCAAAAACACCTTCGAATATGATTGCTAACCCTTCCTATTTCTGGTCTTTTAGCTTCATTTAGACTTTTATATCTTCGCATACGCTAAGTTCAACAATGACACACCTTACGAACTCACAAGTTGATATCAGCGTTGATTGTGTAGTGTTTGGATTTGATGGTGAGCAATTGAAATTGCTACTCATCGATCAGAAGCTTCCTGACTCAGGAAATCTGAATCCAGACTTACTTCAGATTGCCCTACCTGGTGATCTCATGAACGCTGGTGAAAGTCTCGACGCCTGTGCCGCTCGAGTATTAAAAGAATTGACATCCCTCGAGGGAATTTACCTGAAGCAATTCTATGCTTTTGGTGATCCAAATCGAGTAAGCGACCTGAAAGATCAGGAATGGCTGCGCAGCTTCCGCGTAAATCCTGAACGCCGTGTAATCACGGTGGCTTACTACTCGCTTGTAAAGATGGATGATTACGTTCCGCAAGCCTCTTCTTTTGCTAGTAATGCGAAGTGGATTGACATTCAAGACGTACCAGAACTGGCCTTTGACCACAACGACATTGTCGACAAAGCCATTGCTGTTCTTCGCCAGGAATTAACAACGAAACACATCGGGTTCGAACTTCTTCCTGAGAAATTCACTCTTAGCCAGCTTCAGACCCTCTATGAGACCATTCTGGATAAGAAGCTTGACAAGAGAAACTTCCGTAAGAACATCAAGAAAATGGATCAAGTCATTCCTCTTGATGAGAAGCAACAAGGCGTGCTACATAAGCCTGCACAGCTCTTCAGATTTGATCGGGATGCCAATGACAACGTGAAAGAGGAATAGTGTACATCTTACACCTTTCCTATCTTTGACATGTGAGAATCCTCTTTCTGATTTTAATCCTCCTTCCGGCGATAGCCGAAAGTCAATGGAGCGTAGACTATAATTCGGGAGTCTATCTACCTGATGAAATTGCTACCATTCGAATTGAAATTGATCAAGATAGCCTTGACCTCATTTTCTTCGAAGATAGCCTCTACTCGAATCATGAATACCCTGCTACCTTCATTTTCGAGAGCCAGAACCTCGTTGACACGGTAGAAAACATTGGATTCCGTTTGCGTGGAAACACGTCGCGAGAGGCAGATAAGAAATCATTCAAAGTCTCCTTCAATACCTTCCAACAAGGCAACGATTGGTTCGGATTCGAAAAGCTCAACTTGAACGGAGAGCACAATGACCCTTCCATCATGCGAAGTCGCCTTTGCTGGGAAATGGCGCACCAATTTGGCATCAACGCTACAATGGCGACGCATGTCCGCCTCTACATCAATGGCGAATACCGAGGACTTTACTTAAATGTTGAGCATATCGATGACACACATGTAGAGCGCCAGTTCGGAAGCGATGCAGGAGACCTTTACAAGTGTCATTGGTCAGGAAACCTCTCCTGGCAAGGTGGAGATGAAGACACCTATAAAAATGCACCTTGGGGAACTCGGATCTACGAACTCAAAACCAATAAGGCATACGACGACTACAGCGACTTCGTGCATTTCCTTGATGTATTGAACAACACTGGCATCAATGATCTGCAATGTGAACTAGAGA
Coding sequences within it:
- the pfkA gene encoding 6-phosphofructokinase translates to MMMSIKKIAVLTSGGDAPGMNAAIRGVVRTAVFNDIEVVGVFQGYDGLIKGDFKRLNVRSVAKILGRGGTILKSARSEEFRTKEGRAEAYRQLKEHDVDALITIGGNGTFTGAKIFNEEHGFPVMGIPGTIDNDLYGSDNTIGFDTATNTVVEAIDKIRDTANSHNRLFFVEVMGRDSGFIALRAGLATGAIAVMLPEEEMSIDELIAILDKGKASNKTSSIVIVAEGDANGGAYEVAKKVTEKYEQYEVRVTVLGHIQRGGVPSAWDRVLASRMGVSAVEGLLQGKSNVMVGVQNDREVFVSLAEAIDSKAEMNKEEIRMSRILSI
- a CDS encoding NUDIX hydrolase, which encodes MTHLTNSQVDISVDCVVFGFDGEQLKLLLIDQKLPDSGNLNPDLLQIALPGDLMNAGESLDACAARVLKELTSLEGIYLKQFYAFGDPNRVSDLKDQEWLRSFRVNPERRVITVAYYSLVKMDDYVPQASSFASNAKWIDIQDVPELAFDHNDIVDKAIAVLRQELTTKHIGFELLPEKFTLSQLQTLYETILDKKLDKRNFRKNIKKMDQVIPLDEKQQGVLHKPAQLFRFDRDANDNVKEE